A region of Candidatus Omnitrophota bacterium DNA encodes the following proteins:
- the galT gene encoding galactose-1-phosphate uridylyltransferase, whose amino-acid sequence MAELRRDPVTGRWVIIGNEKECTPEDFEVETHVRGKGVCPFCPGNETMTPPEIIAHREGATSPDTPGWLTRVVPNKFPALQIEGGLNKRGIGVYDLSNGIGAHEVIIENPDHNREIADLQDHEVERVIWCYRNRSIDLRGDKRFKYILIFKNYGKSAGASLEHPHSQLIALPVVPKRVQEELRGSQKYFEYRERCVFCDMIRQELQDEKRIIMENKHFIAFAPFVSCFPFEFWIIPKEHESDFSYIQREEVISFANILREMLKRAKIVLRDPSFNFIIHTSPLEGMEREDYHWHLEFMPKLTRLAGFEWGTGFYINPMRPSHAAKYLREVKIS is encoded by the coding sequence ATGGCAGAATTAAGAAGAGATCCGGTTACAGGAAGATGGGTGATTATTGGTAATGAAAAAGAATGCACCCCTGAAGATTTTGAAGTTGAAACTCATGTGAGAGGTAAAGGAGTTTGTCCTTTTTGTCCGGGAAATGAAACAATGACTCCTCCAGAAATAATTGCCCACCGTGAAGGGGCAACTAGTCCAGATACCCCCGGTTGGCTTACACGCGTCGTTCCTAATAAGTTTCCTGCACTTCAAATAGAAGGTGGTTTGAATAAACGAGGAATAGGAGTTTATGATTTAAGCAATGGTATTGGTGCTCATGAGGTAATTATAGAAAATCCAGACCACAATCGCGAAATTGCTGATTTACAGGACCACGAAGTTGAGAGAGTTATCTGGTGTTATCGTAATCGGAGCATTGATTTACGGGGAGATAAACGATTTAAATATATTCTTATTTTTAAGAATTATGGGAAGAGTGCTGGGGCTTCTTTGGAACATCCCCATTCTCAACTTATTGCTTTACCGGTTGTTCCTAAACGAGTGCAAGAGGAATTACGCGGTTCGCAGAAGTATTTTGAGTACCGTGAACGGTGTGTATTCTGCGATATGATAAGACAGGAATTGCAAGACGAAAAAAGGATAATTATGGAAAATAAACATTTTATTGCTTTCGCTCCTTTTGTTTCCTGTTTCCCTTTTGAATTCTGGATTATACCCAAAGAACATGAATCAGATTTCTCATATATACAAAGAGAAGAGGTAATAAGTTTTGCGAATATCCTCCGCGAGATGCTTAAACGAGCAAAAATAGTGCTCCGTGATCCTTCCTTCAATTTTATTATCCATACCTCACCTTTGGAAGGGATGGAAAGAGAGGACTATCATTGGCACCTGGAGTTCATGCCTAAACTGACCCGCCTTGCTGGTTTTGAATGGGGGACGGGTTTCTATATAAATCCTATGCGGCCTTCCCATGCAGCAAAATATCTCCGAGAAGTAAAGATTAGTTAA
- the galT gene encoding galactose-1-phosphate uridylyltransferase, which translates to MPELRKDPIIGRWVIIATERAKRPHDFVSLQEEPSEDGCPFCEGNEEHTPPEIFAFRKPNTQRNKSGWDVRVVPSIAPILRIEGNINRQGRGMYDVMHGVGAHEVVIETPQHIANMADISEEQIAKVFLAYIERVTDLGKDLRFKYVLVFKNYGWSAGGGRVKHTRSQLMAMPVNPKRVKEELLGARTYFEFKERCIFCDVIRQELDSGERIVMESDGIVAFTPFAARFPFETWVIPKNHSADFITLKRQEVFDLAKVMKQVLTKLKKALNDPPYNYIIHTAPFRIPKKPGYWKTLDEDYHWHIEIIPRLTRVAGFEWGSGFYINPTPPEEAAKYLRELEIA; encoded by the coding sequence ATGCCAGAACTGCGTAAAGACCCTATTATTGGAAGATGGGTAATTATTGCTACCGAAAGAGCAAAGAGACCCCACGATTTTGTTTCTTTACAGGAAGAGCCTTCCGAAGATGGTTGTCCATTTTGTGAAGGAAATGAAGAACATACGCCTCCTGAGATTTTTGCTTTCCGCAAGCCAAACACACAAAGGAATAAATCAGGCTGGGATGTGAGAGTTGTTCCGAGTATTGCTCCTATTTTGCGGATTGAAGGGAATATTAATCGACAGGGTAGAGGGATGTATGATGTAATGCACGGAGTAGGGGCGCATGAAGTAGTGATTGAAACTCCTCAGCACATTGCCAATATGGCGGATATTTCTGAAGAACAAATTGCCAAGGTTTTTCTTGCTTACATTGAGCGAGTAACTGATTTAGGAAAAGATTTACGTTTTAAATATGTGCTTGTATTTAAGAACTATGGATGGAGTGCGGGGGGTGGAAGGGTAAAACATACGCGTTCACAATTGATGGCGATGCCAGTTAATCCTAAACGAGTAAAAGAGGAACTTTTGGGCGCAAGGACATATTTTGAATTTAAAGAGAGATGTATATTTTGCGATGTTATTAGACAGGAACTTGATTCCGGAGAAAGAATTGTAATGGAATCCGATGGTATAGTTGCTTTTACTCCTTTTGCGGCGCGTTTTCCTTTTGAGACGTGGGTTATTCCCAAAAATCATTCTGCGGATTTTATCACTTTAAAAAGGCAGGAAGTTTTTGATTTGGCTAAAGTAATGAAACAGGTGTTAACTAAGCTTAAAAAGGCACTTAATGACCCACCTTATAATTACATAATTCATACCGCGCCCTTTAGAATACCTAAAAAGCCAGGATATTGGAAAACTTTGGATGAGGACTATCACTGGCATATTGAAATAATCCCTCGTCTCACGCGGGTCGCGGGTTTTGAATGGGGTTCGGGATTTTATATCAATCCCACTCCCCCGGAAGAGGCAGCAAAATATCTCAGAGAATTGGAAATTGCTTGA
- the fmt gene encoding methionyl-tRNA formyltransferase, translated as MKIIFWGTSHFATPSLEEVSCSGHEILSVVTQPDKKQGRHLELKPPPVKTKAVVLRLEVVQPEDIRSREFIEYLEEKKADLFVIVSYGKILPREILAIPKFYTINLHASLLPRYRGAAPINWAILNGEQETGLSIFKVTERMDAGEIILQKRIAIFENEDAITLGERLSKEGARLLKEAIDLIEEGRAVLIPQDENEVSFAPLLKKEDGRIDWNNPAVKIYNQTRALVPWPGSFCRWHNKLLKIWKTQVVEGSFLDAQYGEIVDINKDGFIVKTGQGGILIKELQLEGGKRMSAEKFLLGHQLGKGELLT; from the coding sequence ATGAAGATTATCTTCTGGGGAACTTCCCATTTTGCGACTCCCAGTCTGGAAGAGGTTAGTTGTAGTGGGCATGAGATTTTGTCGGTAGTGACACAACCTGATAAAAAACAAGGAAGACATCTGGAATTAAAACCTCCGCCGGTAAAGACCAAAGCGGTAGTCTTGCGTCTAGAAGTAGTTCAACCCGAGGACATCAGAAGCAGGGAGTTCATAGAATATTTAGAGGAAAAGAAAGCAGACCTTTTTGTAATAGTTTCTTACGGAAAGATTTTACCCCGCGAAATTCTCGCCATTCCCAAATTTTATACAATTAATCTGCACGCTTCACTTTTACCCCGCTATAGAGGAGCGGCTCCTATAAACTGGGCGATATTAAATGGAGAACAAGAAACAGGTTTGAGTATCTTTAAAGTAACTGAGAGAATGGATGCGGGGGAAATAATTCTTCAGAAGAGAATTGCTATTTTTGAAAATGAAGATGCAATTACCCTGGGGGAGAGATTAAGCAAAGAAGGTGCAAGATTGTTAAAAGAAGCGATAGATTTGATAGAAGAAGGGAGAGCGGTTTTAATACCTCAGGATGAAAATGAAGTTAGTTTTGCTCCTTTGCTTAAAAAAGAAGATGGAAGAATAGATTGGAATAACCCAGCAGTAAAGATATATAACCAGACAAGAGCACTCGTTCCTTGGCCGGGAAGTTTTTGCCGATGGCATAATAAACTTCTTAAAATATGGAAAACACAAGTGGTAGAGGGCAGTTTTTTAGACGCCCAATACGGAGAGATAGTTGATATCAATAAGGACGGTTTCATAGTTAAGACGGGACAGGGAGGGATTTTGATAAAAGAATTACAACTGGAGGGCGGAAAGAGAATGTCTGCAGAGAAATTTCTTCTTGGACATCAATTGGGGAAAGGAGAATTATTAACCTAA
- the def gene encoding peptide deformylase: protein MAILRIIVFPDSVLRKKAMVVTKINDEDRKLIKDMIDTMYVSDGVGLAAPQVGVSKRIFIANSSGERGKELVIVNPRILEKSLAKEVLTEGCLSLPGVSAEVKRSKKVVLKFEDLEGRERIINAEGILARIIQHETDHLDGVLFIDRIGALKRFRLLKKFKRNRR, encoded by the coding sequence ATGGCAATATTAAGAATTATTGTGTTTCCGGATAGTGTGTTGAGAAAAAAAGCGATGGTAGTGACAAAAATTAACGATGAGGATAGGAAGTTGATTAAGGATATGATAGATACGATGTATGTTTCAGATGGGGTGGGTTTAGCTGCTCCACAGGTAGGGGTTAGTAAAAGAATATTTATTGCCAATTCTAGTGGAGAACGAGGTAAAGAATTAGTGATTGTTAATCCGCGCATTTTAGAAAAGTCTTTAGCTAAAGAAGTCCTTACTGAAGGTTGCCTTAGCCTGCCGGGGGTTTCAGCAGAAGTAAAAAGAAGCAAAAAAGTGGTTTTGAAATTTGAAGATTTAGAAGGCAGAGAAAGAATTATTAATGCCGAAGGTATTTTGGCACGCATTATTCAACATGAAACGGACCACTTAGATGGAGTTTTGTTTATTGACCGCATTGGTGCTCTGAAACGATTCCGTCTTTTGAAAAAGTTCAAGAGAAACAGACGATGA
- the priA gene encoding primosomal protein N' — MDKYAEVIFGLPLKKSFDYAIPDSLMKDAEIGKRVYVPFGKRKVVGYCIGKSKKSKSSYTKEIISVLDKEILFTKKILFFLKTLSEHYFASWGEMMALATPAYLRRPKKTLVLEEKPQTLSKERIFTKFSPEAERMINLIKEKENFNFLIFEDYFQEKRLNIYYEICEWVLNEGKSVLIIVPEIYIADNLYSVLKRKFDSYEIILYHSGFSEKDGFINWCKIRGKYPKVVIGTRMAVFLPQENFGLIIVEDESSTFHKQDEFPFFNARDVAICRANYFKIPLILVGIPPLVETYYKAKKDGFWLIDLRNKPERYPNVSVIDLSSGRRSKNYITKPLEIKINEVLEKGNKVFLVLNRRGFATFIRCRKCGRVMRCERCERNFIYHFSIKKLVCHYCGAVQEAPSLCPNCQTSYLRYQGIGTEKLESELSRLFPRAKTARIDLDIKREKVLKNVLKDFQEKRIDILTGTNMLVKLPPLSGIGLVGIVNLEEDVKFPDFRGGERIFSLLIRFLSLLKQDNEWGELLIQTRNPQNNLFDALKKLDYEMFYQDELSLRKELGLPPFKNLIVLNLRGKNQKNVEKNAHLLARSIKEMNTSRGIFISDAIPHPVLKLRDKYRWQIFIKSGNIKNVFALLDKVFKKQRKFKGNVLTIDIEPK, encoded by the coding sequence ATGGATAAATACGCCGAAGTAATTTTCGGGCTTCCACTTAAAAAGTCATTTGACTATGCGATCCCTGATTCCTTAATGAAGGATGCAGAGATTGGGAAAAGAGTTTATGTTCCTTTTGGAAAAAGGAAGGTCGTAGGTTACTGTATTGGAAAAAGTAAAAAAAGTAAGAGTTCTTATACCAAAGAAATTATTTCCGTTTTAGATAAAGAGATTCTTTTTACAAAAAAAATACTCTTTTTTCTGAAAACTCTTTCTGAGCATTATTTTGCCAGTTGGGGCGAAATGATGGCATTAGCTACTCCTGCCTATCTCCGCCGACCTAAAAAAACATTAGTTTTGGAAGAAAAACCGCAAACCTTAAGTAAAGAGAGAATTTTTACAAAATTTTCTCCTGAGGCTGAGAGAATGATTAATTTAATAAAGGAGAAAGAAAATTTCAATTTTCTTATTTTCGAGGACTATTTTCAAGAAAAGAGATTAAATATCTATTACGAAATTTGCGAATGGGTTCTTAATGAAGGAAAGAGCGTGCTTATTATTGTTCCGGAAATTTACATAGCTGATAATCTGTATTCTGTGTTAAAAAGAAAATTTGATTCTTATGAGATTATTCTTTATCACAGTGGATTTAGCGAGAAGGATGGTTTCATTAACTGGTGTAAGATTAGAGGGAAATACCCCAAGGTAGTTATAGGAACAAGAATGGCAGTTTTCCTTCCTCAGGAAAACTTTGGATTAATTATCGTAGAGGATGAAAGTTCTACTTTTCATAAACAAGATGAATTTCCCTTTTTTAATGCAAGAGATGTGGCAATTTGTCGTGCAAATTATTTTAAAATACCTTTGATATTGGTGGGTATTCCGCCTTTGGTAGAAACTTATTATAAAGCAAAGAAAGATGGTTTTTGGCTTATTGACTTAAGAAATAAGCCCGAGAGATATCCGAATGTATCTGTTATAGACTTATCAAGTGGCAGACGAAGTAAAAACTATATAACTAAGCCTTTGGAAATAAAGATAAATGAAGTTTTAGAAAAAGGTAATAAGGTCTTTCTTGTGCTTAATCGCAGAGGTTTTGCTACTTTTATCAGATGTAGGAAATGTGGTAGAGTAATGCGTTGTGAACGTTGTGAGCGGAATTTTATCTATCATTTCTCTATTAAGAAGCTGGTTTGTCATTATTGTGGAGCTGTTCAGGAAGCACCTTCACTCTGTCCTAATTGCCAAACATCCTATTTACGTTATCAGGGTATAGGGACGGAGAAGCTGGAGAGTGAATTGAGTAGACTTTTCCCTCGCGCAAAAACCGCAAGGATTGATTTAGATATTAAACGGGAAAAGGTATTGAAAAATGTGCTTAAAGATTTTCAGGAAAAACGTATAGATATTTTAACGGGAACAAACATGCTCGTAAAATTGCCTCCCTTATCTGGAATTGGACTCGTGGGGATAGTCAATTTAGAAGAGGATGTTAAATTCCCTGATTTTCGGGGGGGAGAGAGGATTTTTTCTTTGTTGATAAGATTCTTGAGTTTGTTAAAACAAGATAATGAATGGGGGGAGCTTTTGATTCAAACGCGTAATCCGCAAAATAATTTATTTGATGCTTTAAAGAAACTTGATTATGAGATGTTTTATCAAGATGAATTGAGTTTAAGAAAAGAATTAGGATTACCACCTTTTAAGAATCTTATAGTCCTTAATCTGCGGGGTAAGAACCAAAAAAATGTAGAAAAAAATGCCCATCTTTTGGCAAGGAGCATAAAGGAAATGAATACTTCGCGAGGAATTTTTATATCCGATGCCATTCCTCATCCGGTTTTAAAACTGAGAGATAAATATCGCTGGCAAATTTTTATAAAATCTGGTAATATAAAAAATGTATTTGCTCTGTTGGATAAGGTTTTTAAGAAGCAAAGAAAATTTAAAGGCAACGTTTTGACTATTGATATAGAACCTAAGTGA
- a CDS encoding uracil-DNA glycosylase — MNNFLEKTLRNIEGYLEIERKMGVEYFMKGGSIQKRLDLLKEIREEVLICQKCTLYKTRKNIVFGEGNPYAKIIFLGEAPGEEEDKEGKPFVGKAGKLLTQIIEAMGFRREEVYIANVLKCRPPYNRSPYPQEINACFDYLKRQIEIIKPKVICALGRFANLALSKKDLSLTQVHGQEYLYEGIKVIPTFHPAYLLRNPSEKKAAWQDFKKAIKIVQP; from the coding sequence ATGAATAATTTCTTGGAAAAAACCTTAAGAAACATTGAGGGTTATTTAGAGATAGAGAGAAAGATGGGAGTAGAATATTTTATGAAAGGGGGAAGCATTCAGAAGAGATTAGATTTGCTTAAAGAGATTAGAGAAGAGGTCTTAATTTGCCAAAAGTGTACTCTTTACAAAACAAGGAAAAATATAGTTTTTGGCGAAGGGAATCCTTATGCAAAGATTATCTTTTTGGGAGAGGCACCTGGTGAAGAAGAAGATAAAGAAGGCAAACCTTTTGTGGGAAAGGCAGGGAAATTACTTACGCAGATTATTGAAGCAATGGGATTTAGGAGGGAGGAGGTTTATATCGCTAACGTCTTAAAATGTCGTCCACCGTACAATCGTTCTCCTTATCCTCAAGAAATTAATGCATGTTTTGACTATTTAAAACGACAGATTGAGATTATTAAACCAAAGGTAATTTGTGCTTTGGGGAGGTTTGCGAATCTTGCTTTATCTAAAAAAGACCTTTCTTTGACCCAAGTCCATGGACAAGAATATCTCTATGAAGGAATAAAGGTTATTCCTACTTTTCATCCCGCATATCTTTTACGTAATCCATCAGAAAAAAAAGCTGCATGGCAAGATTTTAAAAAGGCAATAAAAATAGTACAACCCTAA
- a CDS encoding GDP-mannose 4,6-dehydratase, translated as MKILITGGAGLVGSHCAEYFAKKDNDVVVLDNLMRSKLFGYDKDSVEYNWNYLGKFKNIKRVLGDVRNEEDVKKAMGKGVDVVIHTAGQPGVPSSVRMPREDFGINAFGTLNVLETLRQISPQATFIYTSTNKVYGENVDKFPIVEKNTRYVFKDIKGISENLSTDLTGHTPYGVSKLVGDLYTQEYAHIYGMKTGVFRMSCIYGIRQFGFEDQGWVAWFVIATLLDKPITVYGNGKQVRDLLYVSNLVEAFDKFIKSDIKNEVFNIGGGASNTISLLEMFKFLKKKTGKSPKISFSHWRPSDQKVYISDITKVSRTLKWKPEINPEEGIDRIICWVKQNLEYFK; from the coding sequence ATGAAAATTCTTATTACCGGAGGAGCAGGGCTTGTGGGTTCGCATTGCGCAGAATACTTTGCAAAAAAGGATAACGATGTAGTTGTTTTGGACAATCTTATGCGTTCAAAACTTTTTGGCTATGATAAGGATTCGGTAGAATATAACTGGAACTATTTGGGAAAATTTAAAAACATAAAAAGAGTTCTAGGAGATGTGCGTAATGAAGAGGATGTGAAAAAAGCAATGGGTAAGGGAGTGGATGTAGTTATTCATACTGCAGGTCAACCGGGGGTGCCTTCCAGCGTAAGAATGCCTCGTGAAGACTTTGGTATCAATGCCTTTGGCACGCTTAATGTATTAGAGACATTACGTCAGATTTCGCCTCAGGCAACCTTTATTTATACCTCAACCAATAAAGTTTACGGAGAAAATGTAGATAAATTTCCTATTGTGGAGAAAAATACACGTTATGTTTTCAAAGATATTAAAGGGATTTCCGAAAATCTTTCTACTGATTTAACCGGACACACCCCTTACGGAGTAAGTAAATTGGTGGGAGATTTATATACTCAAGAATATGCGCATATCTATGGAATGAAAACTGGAGTGTTTCGCATGTCCTGCATCTATGGGATAAGGCAATTTGGCTTTGAGGACCAAGGGTGGGTGGCTTGGTTTGTAATCGCTACACTTTTGGATAAGCCGATAACTGTTTATGGTAATGGGAAACAGGTACGCGATTTGCTCTATGTGAGCAATTTGGTAGAAGCGTTTGATAAGTTTATAAAATCCGATATAAAAAATGAGGTATTTAATATTGGAGGAGGGGCAAGTAACACTATTTCCCTTCTAGAAATGTTTAAGTTTCTGAAAAAAAAGACAGGCAAAAGTCCAAAAATAAGTTTCTCTCACTGGCGACCTTCAGACCAGAAGGTTTATATCTCGGATATTACTAAGGTGAGCAGAACTTTAAAATGGAAACCCGAAATTAATCCCGAAGAAGGCATAGATAGAATAATTTGTTGGGTCAAGCAAAATTTAGAATATTTTAAATAA
- a CDS encoding DUF2029 domain-containing protein, whose amino-acid sequence MLYHAGKRFVEREPIYTFEGGISYYKYPPFYAFLISFLARLSERTAASVWFLANILFFLLLIYTLKELIIENKDEFKAYTLFYFFSVITSLRFITGNFHQGQSNILMMCLFFLGLYFFDKNRENLASFLIAFSIMIKYMTVLFLPWFLLRKKLRFLTKVIVFIIIFNLIPAIFLGWKTNWTLLKEGTCFLFKSSLDNYSLTCYPNQSLLACLNRFFSQESFYKVNLLYLPQKTVNIIFIVVAMILYLLAIIPGRKIMYDFSLISICIALFNPNSWRYFYIWLLPSYMILIYYLIKAEVKNKWILVSIIISFVCCSLFSEEIIGGKLADIFEIYSCVTIGALFLFLSLLRLKFLNKEFIK is encoded by the coding sequence ATGCTTTATCACGCAGGGAAAAGATTTGTAGAGAGAGAGCCAATTTATACCTTTGAAGGGGGAATTTCTTATTATAAATACCCTCCCTTCTATGCGTTTCTAATATCCTTTCTTGCCAGACTTTCTGAACGGACCGCTGCAAGCGTTTGGTTTTTAGCAAATATATTGTTTTTCCTGTTGTTGATTTACACCTTAAAAGAATTAATCATAGAAAATAAAGATGAGTTTAAGGCTTATACTTTATTTTATTTTTTTAGTGTGATTACTTCCCTTAGGTTTATTACTGGTAATTTTCATCAAGGTCAATCTAATATTTTAATGATGTGTTTGTTTTTCTTGGGGTTATACTTTTTTGATAAAAACAGAGAAAATTTAGCCAGTTTCCTTATCGCTTTTTCTATAATGATAAAGTATATGACAGTTTTGTTTCTGCCCTGGTTTTTGTTAAGAAAGAAACTCCGTTTTTTAACGAAAGTTATAGTATTTATTATTATCTTTAATTTAATACCCGCCATCTTCTTAGGTTGGAAAACCAATTGGACCCTTCTGAAGGAGGGGACGTGTTTTTTGTTTAAGAGTTCTTTGGATAACTATTCCCTAACCTGTTATCCTAACCAATCACTTCTTGCCTGCCTAAACAGGTTTTTTTCTCAAGAAAGTTTTTATAAAGTAAATCTTCTTTATTTACCTCAGAAAACAGTCAATATTATTTTTATTGTTGTAGCAATGATACTTTATCTATTGGCGATAATCCCCGGCAGAAAGATTATGTATGATTTTTCGCTAATTTCTATTTGTATTGCTTTATTTAATCCTAATTCTTGGAGATATTTTTATATCTGGCTTTTACCTTCCTATATGATTTTGATTTATTATCTTATTAAAGCAGAGGTGAAAAATAAGTGGATTCTGGTTTCTATAATTATTTCGTTTGTTTGTTGTTCTTTATTTTCGGAAGAAATAATAGGGGGGAAACTGGCGGATATTTTTGAAATTTATTCCTGTGTTACCATAGGTGCACTCTTTTTGTTTTTAAGTTTATTGCGTTTGAAATTCCTAAATAAAGAGTTTATAAAATAA
- a CDS encoding glycosyltransferase family 2 protein, which translates to MKLSVIVPVYNEKDFIGEIIKQIEQVEIYKEIIVVDDCSIDGTDEYLKRLSDKNNIKIIYHDWNQGKGACIRTALKYAKGDYVIIQDADLEYNPEEYNKLLDTAYKNKALVVYGSRFLKGSFKKFSPLQYLANRILTFFTNFLYGAHLTDIETCYKLFYRDIISKFVIESNRFDIEVELTSKVLKNKIKIIEVPIEYRGRRYREGKKIKAKDGIISFIKLFLYRLK; encoded by the coding sequence ATGAAACTCTCGGTAATTGTTCCCGTTTATAATGAAAAGGATTTTATTGGGGAAATAATTAAACAGATTGAGCAGGTAGAAATTTATAAAGAGATAATTGTTGTAGACGACTGTTCTATAGATGGTACGGATGAATATTTAAAGAGATTATCTGATAAGAATAATATTAAAATTATTTACCACGATTGGAATCAAGGAAAAGGAGCCTGTATACGGACTGCTTTGAAATATGCAAAAGGAGATTATGTAATCATACAGGATGCGGACTTAGAATATAATCCAGAAGAGTATAATAAGTTATTAGATACCGCTTATAAAAATAAAGCTTTGGTAGTTTATGGCTCAAGGTTTTTAAAGGGTAGTTTTAAAAAATTTAGTCCTTTACAATATTTGGCAAACAGGATTTTGACTTTTTTTACTAATTTTTTATATGGAGCTCATCTTACAGATATTGAAACCTGTTATAAACTTTTTTATCGGGATATAATATCTAAATTTGTTATAGAAAGTAACCGTTTTGATATAGAAGTTGAACTTACTTCTAAGGTTTTAAAGAATAAAATAAAAATAATTGAGGTTCCTATAGAATACCGAGGGAGAAGATATCGCGAAGGAAAAAAGATAAAAGCGAAAGATGGGATAATTTCTTTTATAAAATTGTTTTTATATAGATTGAAATGA
- a CDS encoding class I SAM-dependent methyltransferase: protein MSKKRNLLLDKIIEIMNEEKRGIVLDIGCGDGDYSFGIKKLGFQVTALDIDDKRFRYKDEIEFIKCDITKGLPFSDNSFDYVLFLEVIEHLYNPYFVIQEINRLLKPGGLIILSTPNILNIRSRLRFFFEGSFDFFREPTLEYSEYFGNKNIHVTIWRYQELEYLFAITNLRIEKILTDLIKTQQKLLAFVFQPIIKLQLYFKRFRSLKKGGIDYTRIHRLLLSPELLLGRHLIIKARKE, encoded by the coding sequence ATGAGTAAAAAACGAAACCTTCTTTTGGATAAAATCATAGAGATTATGAATGAAGAAAAAAGAGGAATAGTTTTAGATATAGGCTGTGGAGACGGAGATTATAGTTTTGGGATTAAAAAGTTAGGATTTCAAGTAACTGCTTTAGATATAGATGATAAGAGATTTAGATATAAAGATGAAATAGAATTTATAAAATGCGATATAACCAAAGGATTACCTTTCTCTGATAATAGTTTTGATTATGTATTGTTTTTAGAGGTGATAGAGCATCTGTATAATCCTTATTTTGTTATCCAAGAAATAAATCGTCTTTTGAAACCAGGGGGATTGATTATTTTATCTACTCCAAATATACTAAATATCAGATCAAGGTTAAGGTTTTTCTTCGAAGGAAGTTTTGATTTTTTTCGAGAACCAACATTAGAATATTCTGAGTATTTTGGAAATAAAAACATTCATGTAACGATTTGGCGTTATCAAGAGCTTGAGTATTTATTTGCGATTACTAATCTACGTATTGAAAAGATCTTAACAGATTTAATTAAAACGCAGCAAAAATTGTTAGCTTTTGTATTTCAACCCATAATAAAATTACAACTTTATTTTAAAAGATTTCGTTCTCTTAAAAAAGGCGGAATTGATTATACACGAATACATAGATTACTTCTTTCTCCTGAATTGCTTTTAGGTAGACATCTTATTATCAAAGCAAGGAAAGAATAA
- a CDS encoding glycosyltransferase family 2 protein: MIKKIPLTVVILVKNEEERIRDCILSVKDWVEEIIVVDDESTDRTVEIAQSLGAKVLKRKMDIEGKQRNWAYQQAKNLWVLSLDADERVTEMLRDEICKIFAEGLKFNGYTLPRRNFIGDYWLRYGGEYPAPQLKLFRKDKFRFEEVGVHPRAFLEGKCGRLKNDLLHYSYRNFSDYLNKLNNQTTREAEKWMLTGRKMTFGHALWRTLDRFFYRRLLRKKAYRDGIYGFMVAVFSGLYQLLSYAKYREMLEKRIKHE; this comes from the coding sequence ATGATTAAGAAAATTCCTCTAACTGTAGTGATATTGGTAAAGAATGAAGAAGAGAGGATAAGGGATTGTATTTTGTCGGTAAAGGACTGGGTTGAGGAGATAATTGTAGTTGATGATGAGTCAACTGATAGAACTGTAGAAATTGCGCAAAGTTTGGGGGCAAAGGTTTTGAAAAGAAAAATGGATATAGAAGGAAAACAGCGTAACTGGGCATATCAACAAGCAAAGAATCTTTGGGTTTTAAGTTTAGATGCAGATGAACGCGTGACCGAAATGTTACGGGATGAGATATGCAAAATTTTTGCAGAAGGTCTTAAATTTAATGGTTATACTCTACCCCGAAGAAATTTCATTGGAGATTACTGGTTGAGATATGGAGGGGAGTATCCCGCTCCGCAATTGAAATTGTTCCGAAAAGACAAGTTTAGATTTGAAGAAGTAGGGGTTCATCCTCGGGCATTTTTAGAAGGAAAATGCGGGCGCTTAAAAAACGATTTACTTCATTACTCTTATCGCAATTTTAGTGACTATTTAAATAAATTAAACAATCAGACTACGCGTGAGGCGGAAAAGTGGATGCTTACAGGAAGAAAAATGACTTTTGGGCATGCTTTATGGCGTACTTTAGATAGGTTTTTTTATAGGAGATTATTAAGAAAAAAAGCTTATCGTGATGGGATTTATGGCTTTATGGTAGCAGTATTTTCTGGACTTTATCAGTTATTAAGCTATGCCAAATATAGGGAAATGCTGGAGAAAAGAATAAAACATGAGTAA